One Parageobacillus sp. KH3-4 genomic region harbors:
- a CDS encoding DUF5957 family protein, with the protein MKKIFLAMIIAFITGFIGGIVLSEIIAIAAHFLFDRPVWLKWMKYMPVYLAVLGAVVTFIALRRKSNGKGGKA; encoded by the coding sequence GTGAAGAAGATATTTTTGGCGATGATTATCGCCTTCATAACTGGATTCATTGGCGGAATTGTTCTATCAGAAATCATCGCCATTGCGGCGCATTTTTTATTTGACCGCCCCGTCTGGCTTAAATGGATGAAATATATGCCAGTTTATCTTGCTGTTTTGGGAGCTGTTGTCACATTCATCGCATTGCGGCGCAAATCAAATGGAAAGGGTGGAAAAGCATGA
- a CDS encoding multicopper oxidase family protein, producing MKSIWEHTHHQKENSMGGGNAVSCSNLTEPPSNAPVKSFDLTAAKTFVRLKSGKMVKAWTFNGTTPGPELRVREGDRVVVKLTNKNIEEGVTIHWHGVVLPCSQDGVPGVTQDVVRPGEQYTYEFVAKHPGTYWYHSHQLSSEQVKRGLIGRLIVEPKEKTFHYDRDYAVILQRLGENEYLTNGQEGGLKLEATPGETVRLRLINAYNRVQWMGVAGASFQVVSIDGHDLNEPDVIQNEWIPIGGGQRYDILFTMPDNGQVRVYSKKQKDWTISLGKGRAPKKLSKHAKIFDFTTYGTPKEDGISPDMHFDRTYDLVLGPVDINGKRFHDIPPIIVKEGEWVKVRIEHKLGAEHPMHLHGHIFKILTKNGKPLSGSPIYADSVLLFQGDVYEIAFQANNPGLWMEHCHNLNHAAAGMSMMVNYEGVTTPFRVGTKSGNFPD from the coding sequence ATGAAATCAATATGGGAGCACACACATCATCAAAAAGAGAATTCCATGGGAGGAGGAAACGCTGTCTCTTGTTCGAATTTAACGGAACCGCCCTCGAATGCTCCCGTGAAATCGTTTGATTTAACGGCAGCTAAAACGTTCGTCAGATTAAAAAGCGGAAAAATGGTAAAAGCATGGACGTTTAATGGAACTACGCCGGGACCAGAGTTGCGGGTTCGTGAAGGAGATCGGGTGGTCGTCAAGCTGACAAACAAAAATATTGAAGAAGGTGTCACCATTCATTGGCATGGCGTCGTCCTCCCTTGTTCGCAGGATGGAGTGCCCGGCGTGACACAGGATGTTGTACGGCCGGGCGAGCAATATACGTATGAGTTTGTCGCCAAACATCCGGGAACCTATTGGTATCATTCCCATCAGCTAAGTTCAGAGCAAGTAAAGCGTGGATTAATTGGCCGCTTGATTGTCGAACCGAAGGAGAAGACGTTCCACTATGACCGAGACTATGCTGTGATTTTACAGAGATTAGGAGAAAACGAATATTTGACAAACGGACAAGAAGGTGGTCTGAAACTGGAGGCAACACCGGGAGAAACGGTACGCCTGCGCCTTATTAACGCTTATAACCGCGTCCAGTGGATGGGAGTGGCCGGGGCTTCTTTTCAGGTTGTTTCGATTGACGGGCATGATTTGAATGAGCCGGATGTCATCCAAAACGAATGGATACCAATTGGGGGTGGACAACGGTATGATATCCTGTTCACCATGCCTGATAACGGTCAAGTGCGGGTATACAGCAAAAAACAGAAAGATTGGACGATTTCTCTCGGGAAAGGAAGAGCACCGAAAAAATTAAGTAAACACGCAAAAATTTTCGATTTCACTACGTACGGCACACCAAAGGAAGATGGAATATCGCCTGATATGCATTTTGACCGCACGTACGATTTAGTGCTAGGCCCTGTCGACATCAATGGAAAAAGGTTTCACGACATTCCACCGATCATCGTGAAAGAGGGGGAATGGGTCAAAGTGCGCATTGAGCATAAATTAGGTGCAGAGCATCCGATGCATTTACACGGGCATATTTTTAAGATTTTGACGAAAAACGGAAAGCCTTTATCAGGAAGCCCTATTTACGCGGATAGTGTCTTGCTATTTCAGGGAGATGTCTATGAAATCGCTTTTCAAGCGAATAACCCGGGTTTATGGATGGAGCATTGCCACAATTTAAATCACGCGGCTGCCGGGATGAGCATGATGGTGAACTATGAAGGTGTTACGACACCGTTCCGGGTCGGGACAAAATCGGGCAATTTTCCAGACTAA
- a CDS encoding MerR family transcriptional regulator, with product MAMKVKEVADLVGISVRTLHYYDEIGLLTPEKTTESGYRLYTDDDLEKLQQILFFKELGFPLKKVKEIINSPSFDRYEALVLQRKMLLEKRRRLDKMIATIDKTIQHMKGEIQMTNKEKFEGFDFRHNPYEQEARKLWGDEAVDNANAKLRNMSKEEQEAMVKAMNSIYQKLAALRHGSPESEEAQAAIKEWYDFLNNNFGNYSLEAFKGLGQMYVDDARFTKNIDQFGEGLAKFMRDAMAVFADKNKK from the coding sequence ATGGCAATGAAAGTGAAAGAAGTGGCGGATTTAGTTGGCATTAGTGTGCGCACACTGCATTATTATGATGAAATCGGGCTATTAACCCCAGAGAAGACAACCGAGTCCGGTTATCGCCTTTATACAGATGATGACCTTGAGAAATTGCAACAAATCTTATTTTTCAAAGAGCTTGGCTTCCCTTTAAAAAAAGTCAAAGAAATTATCAATAGTCCTTCGTTTGATCGATATGAGGCGTTGGTGCTGCAGCGAAAAATGCTGCTGGAGAAACGCAGGCGGCTCGATAAAATGATTGCTACGATTGATAAGACCATTCAGCATATGAAAGGAGAAATTCAAATGACGAACAAAGAGAAGTTTGAAGGCTTTGATTTTCGTCATAATCCATACGAACAAGAAGCCCGTAAACTCTGGGGAGATGAAGCTGTCGACAATGCGAACGCCAAATTAAGGAACATGTCTAAAGAAGAACAAGAAGCTATGGTTAAAGCAATGAATTCGATCTATCAAAAACTTGCGGCCCTTCGCCATGGCTCTCCTGAATCAGAAGAGGCGCAAGCGGCAATTAAAGAATGGTATGATTTTTTGAACAATAACTTCGGCAATTACTCGCTCGAAGCGTTCAAAGGATTAGGGCAAATGTACGTGGATGATGCACGCTTCACCAAAAACATCGACCAATTTGGGGAAGGATTAGCGAAGTTTATGCGCGATGCTATGGCAGTCTTTGCGGATAAAAACAAAAAATAA
- a CDS encoding PadR family transcriptional regulator, which produces MSLRSQLLKGVLEGCILAIIKKESVYGYELSVKLQEFGLNDVSEGSIYPLLLRLQKAGLIKGEMHDSPSGPKRKYYHLTEKGEEALQDFITEWESIRNPVEKILRGGNME; this is translated from the coding sequence ATGTCGCTAAGAAGCCAGTTGTTAAAAGGAGTGTTAGAAGGATGTATTTTAGCCATTATCAAAAAGGAATCTGTGTACGGTTATGAACTGTCGGTAAAGTTGCAGGAATTTGGCCTTAATGACGTAAGCGAAGGTTCCATTTACCCGCTGTTGCTTCGCCTGCAAAAAGCGGGGTTGATTAAGGGGGAAATGCACGATTCCCCCTCAGGACCGAAGCGGAAGTATTATCATCTGACAGAAAAAGGGGAGGAAGCACTGCAAGACTTCATCACCGAGTGGGAGAGCATTCGCAATCCAGTCGAGAAAATCTTGAGAGGGGGAAACATGGAATGA
- a CDS encoding EAL domain-containing protein, whose amino-acid sequence MAMKQNRLYELDIFLINHALTSFHMQSIPLFINVYPSTIVHPAFPDFLRKLKPIRSSRQHIVLEINEPEKISDIGLLKKAIRFLRTGGFSVALDDIGKVEFSLHTVTELEPDFMKLDRYYSAELSIFVKKTKRIQMFLNFCKQKNIYLVLKGIEEPKDLAMARKLGVH is encoded by the coding sequence TTGGCCATGAAACAAAACAGGTTGTATGAATTAGATATTTTTTTGATTAATCACGCTTTAACTTCATTTCACATGCAATCTATCCCATTGTTTATCAACGTTTATCCTTCGACAATCGTTCATCCGGCATTTCCCGATTTTCTGCGGAAACTAAAGCCGATACGTTCTTCCCGCCAACATATTGTGCTGGAAATCAATGAACCGGAAAAAATATCCGACATCGGTTTACTAAAAAAAGCGATACGTTTTTTAAGAACTGGCGGTTTTTCCGTCGCTCTTGATGACATCGGCAAAGTGGAGTTTTCCCTACATACCGTAACAGAGCTTGAACCGGACTTTATGAAGCTAGACCGATATTATTCTGCCGAGTTATCCATTTTCGTAAAAAAAACAAAACGGATTCAAATGTTTTTAAACTTTTGCAAGCAAAAAAACATTTATTTAGTTCTAAAAGGAATAGAAGAGCCAAAAGATTTAGCAATGGCTAGAAAATTAGGCGTTCATTGA
- a CDS encoding GGDEF domain-containing protein, producing the protein MSYKFIYIFIFASFITTLVINYYFSFPSLWMLLLIPSVAIIFLSPTWKTTIIVGILGIILITVSEFLFYQGKMLYEDEVSLIMTGILEWIIFMIISFFQIKTAKLIIKLGNFALTDPLTGIYNRRYLELYMEKIIPLSQEQEQAMTLIMFDIDHFKKINDTYGHHAGDIVLKKIVRVIKGVIRDSDVFVRMGGEEFIILLPNCSLEHGIKFAERIRTTVENTKFIYKGIRIFVTISIGVTEYTEGQDLKKFLDKADQALYKAKETGRNKVVGLNNSIAFQN; encoded by the coding sequence ATGAGCTATAAGTTCATATATATATTTATTTTCGCATCGTTCATCACAACGTTAGTAATTAACTACTATTTTTCTTTCCCATCGCTATGGATGCTTCTTTTAATTCCTAGCGTCGCGATTATATTTTTATCGCCGACATGGAAAACAACGATCATTGTCGGGATATTAGGGATCATTCTTATCACGGTCTCCGAATTTTTGTTTTATCAAGGAAAAATGTTATATGAAGACGAAGTTTCCCTCATTATGACGGGAATATTAGAATGGATCATCTTTATGATTATCTCCTTTTTTCAAATAAAGACAGCAAAATTGATCATCAAACTGGGGAATTTTGCGTTAACCGATCCGCTTACTGGAATCTACAATCGCCGATATTTGGAATTATATATGGAAAAAATAATCCCTTTATCCCAGGAACAAGAACAAGCAATGACATTAATCATGTTTGACATCGATCATTTTAAAAAAATTAATGACACATACGGTCATCACGCGGGAGATATCGTGTTGAAAAAAATAGTTCGAGTGATAAAAGGGGTTATTCGCGACTCTGACGTATTTGTTAGAATGGGCGGCGAAGAGTTTATCATTCTTTTGCCGAACTGTTCATTAGAACATGGAATCAAATTCGCTGAACGGATCCGCACAACGGTGGAAAACACGAAATTTATTTATAAAGGAATCCGCATATTTGTAACGATCAGCATTGGCGTTACCGAATATACCGAAGGGCAAGATTTGAAGAAATTTTTAGACAAGGCGGATCAAGCGTTGTACAAAGCAAAAGAGACGGGCAGAAATAAGGTGGTAGGACTAAATAACTCGATAGCATTCCAAAACTAA
- a CDS encoding response regulator transcription factor: MSHTLLLVDDEEKVLEFMEPFLRQEGFEIVTAKTGKEALQKAKEVKPSLVVLDWMLPEMSGIEVCRKLRKTSRVGIIMVTARTDETDKIIGLEVGADDYITKPFSLRELAARIRSVLRRIEGQENQEEMMQRGELTISEAQCRVWKRGKEIPLTPTEFKLLLTLAAKPGVVYSRLQLLQNALEDDFLNDERTVDAHISRLRKKIEDDPSNPVYIQTVYGFGYRFGERG; this comes from the coding sequence ATGTCACATACATTGCTGTTGGTGGATGACGAGGAAAAAGTGCTCGAATTTATGGAGCCATTTCTGCGACAAGAAGGATTTGAAATCGTCACCGCTAAAACAGGAAAAGAAGCGCTACAAAAAGCAAAAGAAGTAAAGCCATCCCTTGTGGTGCTTGACTGGATGCTTCCAGAAATGAGCGGGATTGAAGTATGCCGCAAACTGCGAAAAACAAGCCGCGTCGGCATTATTATGGTAACGGCGAGAACAGACGAAACGGATAAAATTATCGGGTTGGAAGTCGGTGCCGATGATTATATAACCAAACCTTTTTCCTTACGGGAACTAGCAGCTCGCATCCGCTCGGTATTGCGGCGAATAGAGGGGCAAGAAAATCAGGAGGAAATGATGCAGCGGGGCGAATTGACGATTTCCGAAGCACAATGCCGCGTATGGAAACGAGGAAAAGAAATCCCCCTGACGCCAACCGAGTTTAAATTATTGCTGACCCTAGCCGCCAAACCAGGCGTTGTATATAGCCGCCTACAGTTATTGCAAAACGCCTTGGAAGATGACTTTTTAAATGATGAGCGGACCGTAGACGCCCATATTAGCCGCCTTCGCAAAAAAATTGAAGACGATCCTTCCAATCCTGTTTACATCCAAACAGTCTATGGATTTGGCTATCGGTTCGGTGAACGAGGATGA
- a CDS encoding DUF6220 domain-containing protein: protein MDKEKRVNTSVRVSRFIFTGLAWGLVACIVIQTFLAGMAIFSNPMYWTKHIVFVHLFEILPILMLIFAFAGRLPKTLRWQSAGLLGLIFAQYFTANMKSAAALHPVIALIIFSISWIVAKQAGQWRFRSNEGGVAE, encoded by the coding sequence ATGGATAAGGAAAAGCGTGTAAATACAAGTGTTCGAGTTTCCCGATTTATTTTCACTGGCCTAGCATGGGGGCTTGTTGCTTGCATTGTGATCCAGACGTTCCTTGCGGGGATGGCCATCTTTTCTAATCCAATGTATTGGACGAAACATATCGTTTTTGTGCATTTATTTGAGATATTGCCGATACTCATGCTTATCTTTGCGTTTGCCGGCCGGCTTCCAAAGACGTTGCGCTGGCAGAGCGCGGGGCTATTGGGGCTCATCTTTGCTCAGTACTTTACCGCCAATATGAAAAGTGCAGCGGCGCTTCACCCTGTCATTGCCCTCATCATATTTTCCATTTCTTGGATCGTGGCGAAGCAGGCTGGACAGTGGCGTTTCCGATCTAATGAGGGAGGGGTAGCGGAGTGA
- a CDS encoding DinB family protein, whose product MSRAKQFTQYFLSHRNVTVELINKIEEKHYDYKPTPTSMPAKDLATHILFSFYKFANTAKHGDPTLFTQKIEETETNLQKLAETYTEKTKQLLESLTDEDFERVLDLTNVFGAKIPAAQFLQMAMDHEIHHKGQLFVYVREMGHTDLPLFVQRG is encoded by the coding sequence ATGAGCCGCGCAAAACAATTTACGCAATATTTTTTGTCCCATCGCAATGTCACGGTCGAATTAATCAACAAAATCGAAGAAAAGCATTATGACTACAAACCGACACCAACATCGATGCCAGCAAAAGATTTAGCCACCCATATTCTTTTCAGCTTTTATAAATTTGCCAACACCGCCAAACATGGAGATCCGACGCTATTTACACAAAAAATCGAAGAGACAGAGACCAATTTGCAAAAACTTGCGGAAACATATACAGAAAAAACGAAGCAATTACTGGAATCCCTTACCGATGAAGATTTCGAGCGCGTTTTAGATCTCACGAACGTATTTGGCGCGAAAATCCCAGCAGCGCAATTTTTGCAAATGGCAATGGATCATGAAATCCACCATAAAGGCCAGCTGTTCGTATACGTCCGCGAAATGGGGCATACCGACTTGCCATTGTTTGTCCAACGCGGATAA
- a CDS encoding DsbA family oxidoreductase, which yields MKIEVWSDFVCPFCYIGKRRLEKALEQFPHKDQVEVVFRSFELDPNAKKHYDMTIHEIIAKKYGISVEEAKRANADIGRQAESVGLTFRFDTMKPTNTFDAHRLAKYAKERGKLPEMTERLFQAYFTDSKRISDHDVLIELATEVGLDQDEVKQVLESDRYSDEVRKDEAEAARFGVRGVPFFVLNRKYAISGAQPTEVFMQALKKVWEEENANSPLQPLASDGGGQCTDGSCQIQ from the coding sequence ATGAAAATAGAGGTTTGGTCCGATTTTGTCTGCCCATTTTGCTATATAGGGAAGCGCCGCTTGGAAAAAGCGCTTGAGCAGTTTCCGCATAAAGACCAAGTCGAAGTTGTATTCCGCAGCTTTGAGCTGGACCCAAACGCAAAAAAGCATTATGATATGACGATCCACGAAATCATCGCGAAAAAATACGGCATTTCGGTTGAAGAGGCGAAAAGGGCCAATGCCGATATTGGCAGACAGGCAGAGTCCGTCGGGCTGACGTTCCGCTTTGACACGATGAAGCCGACGAATACGTTTGACGCCCACCGCCTTGCCAAATATGCCAAAGAGCGGGGAAAACTTCCAGAAATGACGGAGCGGCTGTTCCAAGCGTATTTTACCGATTCGAAACGGATTAGCGACCATGATGTGCTCATCGAGCTGGCTACCGAAGTAGGGCTGGATCAAGACGAAGTGAAACAAGTTCTCGAAAGCGATCGCTATAGCGATGAAGTGAGAAAGGATGAGGCGGAGGCCGCCCGTTTTGGCGTCCGCGGCGTGCCGTTCTTTGTGCTGAATCGAAAATATGCGATTTCCGGTGCGCAGCCGACGGAAGTGTTTATGCAGGCGCTTAAAAAAGTATGGGAAGAGGAAAACGCTAACTCGCCATTGCAGCCGCTGGCATCGGATGGAGGCGGACAATGCACAGACGGCAGCTGCCAAATACAATAG
- a CDS encoding DUF1129 family protein gives MNAKDLIALNNEKRKQLNEHNRNYYENMLVYIRSHLMLSEQQSEELLMELLDHLLEAQKHGKSAEDVFGKDAKAYCDELICQLPKEKKRNIYAFIGYLMIRLFALIALATGAVELVAELFTDVDDTVYLGKAFVLFVIDLAIILLVVALVMLSVRKYVFRDVSSIFGNKVKDFLIVSFVFCIVIGMFVLVERLVPEFGYRIEAGGMVRILFGLLVLAVTWMLNKKFRITK, from the coding sequence ATGAACGCGAAAGATTTGATTGCGCTTAATAATGAAAAGCGTAAACAGTTGAATGAACATAATCGAAACTACTATGAAAATATGCTTGTTTATATCCGCTCCCACTTAATGTTATCGGAACAGCAAAGCGAAGAGCTGCTAATGGAATTGTTAGACCATTTATTGGAGGCGCAGAAGCATGGCAAAAGCGCGGAAGATGTATTTGGCAAAGATGCAAAGGCATATTGCGATGAACTGATTTGTCAGCTGCCAAAGGAAAAAAAGAGAAATATATATGCTTTTATTGGTTATTTAATGATCCGCTTATTCGCTCTCATTGCCTTGGCGACAGGTGCAGTAGAACTGGTAGCAGAGCTGTTTACAGATGTGGATGATACTGTTTATCTCGGGAAAGCGTTTGTTCTTTTTGTTATTGACCTTGCTATTATTTTGTTAGTGGTTGCTCTCGTTATGCTCTCGGTTAGAAAATACGTTTTCCGCGATGTTTCGAGTATCTTTGGTAACAAGGTAAAGGATTTTTTGATTGTCTCGTTTGTTTTTTGCATTGTCATCGGTATGTTTGTCCTAGTGGAAAGGCTTGTCCCTGAATTTGGTTACCGTATCGAAGCGGGAGGAATGGTTCGGATCCTTTTTGGATTGCTTGTATTAGCTGTGACATGGATGCTCAATAAGAAGTTTCGCATTACAAAGTAA
- a CDS encoding aminotransferase class I/II-fold pyridoxal phosphate-dependent enzyme, whose translation MNRRDHREARNLEGLRTETLVVHGDDWVADDGGVAPPIYYTATFRAHNSREFAEMAGTPRHPRYYTRYGNPLYERVARIMAELEGTETALVTGSGMGAIATTILALVSAGDHVIAQTRHYMSTAKIMDEMLPRFGVEVTLVEQSDINAFAEAIRPNTKLIMVETPANPTLVLTDLAAVVELARPQGIIVVADNTFASPINQRPHDFGVDIVIHSATKYLGGHHDLTAGVICTSEELAERIWHTHISIGSVLSPMDAWLLLRGLRTLPIRMERINANALALAEFLEEQPQVERVYYPGLPSHPQHELAKRQMRGFGAVIAFAIKGGYEETQRFVSALKLPPNAVSLGGVDSLVVHTAAMWEGVMTEEQMRTAGIPANFVRFSVGLEHIDDLKADVWQALQTI comes from the coding sequence ATGAATAGACGTGATCATCGCGAAGCGCGGAATCTTGAAGGGCTACGAACGGAAACATTGGTCGTACATGGAGACGATTGGGTAGCGGACGATGGAGGGGTGGCTCCGCCAATTTATTACACAGCCACGTTTCGTGCGCATAATTCCCGCGAATTTGCGGAAATGGCGGGAACCCCCCGGCATCCACGGTATTACACACGTTATGGGAACCCATTATATGAGCGTGTCGCAAGGATTATGGCTGAGCTGGAAGGCACTGAAACCGCGCTTGTCACTGGTTCCGGGATGGGGGCAATCGCTACGACCATTTTAGCTTTAGTTAGTGCAGGAGATCATGTGATCGCACAGACTCGGCACTATATGAGCACCGCCAAGATCATGGATGAGATGTTGCCGCGATTTGGAGTGGAAGTGACTCTGGTCGAACAATCGGACATCAACGCTTTTGCGGAAGCGATACGGCCTAACACAAAGCTCATCATGGTGGAGACGCCAGCCAATCCGACTTTAGTGTTGACGGATTTGGCTGCGGTGGTGGAATTGGCGCGTCCGCAAGGAATTATCGTTGTGGCTGATAACACGTTTGCGTCGCCGATCAATCAGCGTCCTCACGATTTCGGTGTCGATATCGTTATTCACAGCGCAACAAAATATTTGGGGGGACACCATGATTTGACGGCCGGTGTCATCTGCACGAGCGAGGAGCTAGCTGAGCGTATTTGGCATACGCATATTTCCATTGGTTCGGTCCTTTCGCCAATGGATGCATGGTTATTATTGCGCGGTCTGCGTACGCTTCCGATACGAATGGAACGCATTAACGCCAACGCTTTAGCTTTGGCTGAATTTTTGGAGGAGCAGCCGCAGGTAGAGCGGGTGTATTATCCTGGCCTTCCTAGCCATCCACAACACGAATTGGCAAAACGGCAAATGCGAGGGTTCGGGGCGGTCATTGCCTTTGCCATCAAAGGTGGTTATGAAGAAACTCAGCGGTTTGTTTCCGCGTTAAAACTGCCGCCTAATGCAGTGAGTCTGGGAGGAGTCGATTCCCTTGTGGTACATACAGCAGCAATGTGGGAAGGAGTGATGACCGAGGAGCAAATGCGGACCGCTGGCATTCCGGCCAATTTCGTGAGATTCTCGGTTGGCCTCGAGCATATCGATGACCTGAAAGCGGATGTGTGGCAGGCTTTGCAGACGATTTAA
- a CDS encoding ATP-binding protein: MSIRRKLFLSMAAFIIGMGVIFALLTKVVVKDILDVMLRVDRSKEIEELSSVFADYYEKHYHSWNGVKRIHIDTDIGKRHEEVSFVLLSPERKRLYSAGDTRHEWVIGLGIPSKVQVNGKTVAFLYYYDREVGNMSKLRMGITSSVTTLLLFSAVVFVLLSLLVAFWLSKRLTAPLGLLIPAIDRLGKGEFGVQVPVVTNDEYGKVAQTFNEMSKQLQRAEEARKHLVADVAHELRTPLTIIRGKLDWIQQSGRSIEPESLLPLQDELIRLTRLVDDLHHLSLAEAGKLPLERKPTDMYTLLQQMIERVTPSAEEKNIHIHMTCSTDKTTIPVDPHRITQVFLNLLVNAIRYTPEGGAVKVTIDEETTILRIAVADTGIGIAPEHLPLLFNRFYRTDEARTRNRGGTGLGLAIAKEFILAHDGTIDVESTPGQGTTFIVKLPY, translated from the coding sequence ATGAGCATCAGACGCAAGCTGTTTCTTTCCATGGCAGCCTTTATTATCGGAATGGGGGTCATATTTGCTTTATTGACCAAGGTTGTGGTCAAGGATATACTCGACGTTATGTTGCGTGTAGACAGAAGCAAAGAAATCGAGGAATTGTCCAGCGTTTTTGCCGATTACTATGAAAAACACTATCATTCTTGGAACGGTGTAAAGCGCATCCATATCGACACAGACATCGGAAAAAGACACGAAGAGGTCAGTTTCGTGCTCTTGTCGCCGGAGCGAAAACGGCTATATTCCGCGGGGGATACACGCCACGAATGGGTCATAGGATTAGGCATTCCAAGTAAAGTGCAAGTAAATGGAAAAACCGTCGCTTTTTTGTATTATTACGACCGCGAAGTCGGCAATATGTCGAAATTGCGGATGGGAATTACTAGTTCTGTCACTACGCTATTATTGTTTAGCGCCGTCGTTTTTGTGCTTCTTTCCCTTTTGGTCGCATTTTGGCTGTCGAAACGGCTCACTGCGCCGCTAGGCCTGCTTATTCCCGCGATCGACCGTTTAGGGAAAGGCGAATTCGGTGTCCAAGTGCCTGTCGTCACAAACGATGAATACGGAAAAGTCGCGCAAACGTTCAACGAGATGTCGAAGCAGCTGCAGCGCGCCGAAGAAGCTCGCAAACATTTAGTTGCCGACGTTGCGCATGAACTTCGGACACCATTAACAATCATTCGCGGCAAGCTTGATTGGATTCAACAAAGCGGCCGTTCGATTGAGCCAGAGAGTTTACTGCCTTTGCAAGATGAATTGATTCGGCTGACCCGTCTTGTGGACGATCTTCATCATCTATCGCTCGCTGAAGCGGGAAAGCTCCCGCTTGAACGCAAACCGACAGATATGTACACGCTTTTGCAACAGATGATCGAGCGAGTCACACCAAGCGCGGAGGAAAAAAACATCCATATCCATATGACTTGTTCTACGGACAAAACAACGATTCCCGTCGACCCGCACCGCATCACGCAAGTGTTTCTTAACTTGCTTGTCAATGCGATCCGCTATACCCCTGAAGGAGGAGCGGTGAAAGTAACGATCGATGAAGAAACAACCATATTGCGAATTGCGGTTGCGGATACAGGCATCGGCATCGCACCGGAGCACTTGCCGTTGTTGTTTAATCGCTTTTACCGCACCGATGAGGCAAGAACGCGCAATCGGGGCGGAACGGGACTGGGGCTGGCGATTGCCAAAGAATTCATATTGGCCCACGATGGTACGATCGATGTAGAAAGCACCCCTGGGCAAGGAACAACCTTTATCGTCAAGCTGCCTTACTAA